The Prionailurus bengalensis isolate Pbe53 chromosome A3, Fcat_Pben_1.1_paternal_pri, whole genome shotgun sequence genome includes a window with the following:
- the ZC3H8 gene encoding zinc finger CCCH domain-containing protein 8 isoform X3: protein MDFENLFSKPPNPALGKNPTTDSDERHLGNSTASPKKLLHRKSRSKDYDVYSDNDTCSQESEDTFAKELQQYIQAKEMANAAQSLPFPEELKKEGVKDTQKVVKQKNKNLKAVQKNGKQKKMKRKWPGAGHKGSNASLRNSGSQEQDGKPKEKQQHVRMSQGFINQHTVERKGKQVCKYFLERKCIKGDQCKFDHDAEIEKKKEMCKFYVQGYCTRGENCLYLHNEYPCKFYHTGTKCYQGDYCKFSHAPLTPETQELLAKVLDTEKKSS, encoded by the exons GCACTTGGGGAACTCTACAGCATCACCGAAGAAATTGCTACATAGAAAATCAAGAAGTAAGGACTATGATGTATATAGTGATAATGATACCTGCAGTCAGGAATCAGAAGATACTTTTGCTAAAGAGCTTCAGCAGTATATACAAGCTAAAGAAATGGCAAATGCTGCTCAATCCTTACCATTTCCTGAAGAATTGAAGAAAGAGGGAGTGAAGGACACCCAGAAAG ttgttaaacaaaaaaataaaaaccttaaagcTGTACAGAAAAATggtaaacagaagaaaatgaagcgAAAATGGCCTGGCGCCGGACACAAAGGATCCAACGCTTCACTGAGGAACAGTGGCTCACAGGAACAG gatGGTAAACCgaaagagaagcagcagcatgTGAGAATGAGTCAGGGATTCATCAACCAACATACAGTGGAACGCAAGGGGAAAcaagtttgtaaatattttcttgaaaggAAATGTATTAAG GGAGACCAGTGTAAATTTGATCATGATGCAgagatagagaagaaaaaggaaatgtgcaAGTTTTATGTACAAGGATATTGTACCAGAGGTGAAAATTGTCTGTATTTGCATA ATGAATATCCTTGCAAGTTTTACCATACAGGAACAAAATGTTATCAGGGTGACTATTGCAAGTtttcacatgctccactgactccTGAAACACAAGAATTGTTGGCCAAA gtTTTGGATACTGAGAAGAAGTCATCATGA